The nucleotide sequence TCACTTTTATACATATATGATAATCTTCAGTTCCCGGTAGACCTGATCGGCTACCTTGTGGACTACTGCATCAACTCAGGTCACCTCAATATGCATTATATTGAAAAGACCGCCATAAACTGGCATGAGGAAGGCATCCGTGATCTGACCTCGGCAAGAGCTATCACAGGCAGCGCCAACAAGGAGTATTATGCTGTTCTCAAGGCTTTCGGTCTCAACGGCCGCAACCCGGTAAAGAACGAAATCGACTATATCCGTCGCTGGCGTACAGATTTTGGCTTCAACATGGAGATCATCATAGAAGCAGTAAACCGCACCATGCAGAATATCTCACGCCCGAGCTTCAAATATGCCGACAAGATCCTTTCCGAATGGAAACGCAGAAGTGTTAAGGGACTTCCGGATATTGAAAAGCTTGATGCAGAACACAGTATCGAAAGAAATAAAAGAGCCGGTGTTCCACAGCAGAACATCCAGCCCGATAAGTTCCACAATTTTGCTGAACGTACCTATGACTATGGCTCACTTGAGCAGAAACTGAGGAAGAACTAAATGGCTGTCAGTGAAAACCAGTTCAAACAGATCCTTGATGACTATGAGCGCAGACGTTCAAAAAATATCGAGGCAGCGCGCGCACGCAAGGCTGAATTATATGCGCACATCCCTACTCTTAAGGAGATCGATGACAAAATTGCGGATATATCCCTTAACGCGGCGAG is from Lachnospiraceae bacterium C1.1 and encodes:
- a CDS encoding DnaD domain protein, coding for MNKITLYEKSNSSTTAVSNSFIDFYLKDANEAQIKVYLYLLRNAVGTRPVSVADMADLFNFTERDIVRSLEYWGKTTLLDLDYDENHTIRGICLNSSPENPVSQPAKLYNVKETAKEEAPSVQENPAPAAESESSDQEVTRHFYPRAKIEEFKNREDVSELTFMAERYFKRPLTNSDINSLLYIYDNLQFPVDLIGYLVDYCINSGHLNMHYIEKTAINWHEEGIRDLTSARAITGSANKEYYAVLKAFGLNGRNPVKNEIDYIRRWRTDFGFNMEIIIEAVNRTMQNISRPSFKYADKILSEWKRRSVKGLPDIEKLDAEHSIERNKRAGVPQQNIQPDKFHNFAERTYDYGSLEQKLRKN